The following is a genomic window from Neurospora crassa OR74A linkage group III, whole genome shotgun sequence.
TTGTAGTTATTAGAGTAATTGAGGGTGTTAGTATAACTTCTAGCGATAaaggtagtataattattgtttcttatatctttttaattttctattgtTGGGGTAATTTGAttactttctataaatatagttatagaatCGTACTATCTACTTTAACCTAGATTTGGTAGTTGTtgtttattactttattaattttattgatTATTTGGTTTgaaaagataatataatatttaataacgttgTTGTTATTACTATGGATTGGATCTTTATAATTGATTGGGTCTTTTTTAAGGAAGGTTATTGCGTTGGTTTTAACGATTTTGCTAGTATAgggattttaaataaatacgatacgattgtaaatattattaaaattaatgaAATAACCCTTTTAAGCTCTAGTACGAAATTTATCGCTTTGTGGTCGCTtttttagtttaataaaataataaactgTATAGAAGTAAGACCTTAAGTGTTTGAGATATGgctttttaatttcgtttGGGAAGTTGGCCGCTTTAGtgaataatttttataaattccgtCCGTTATAAGCCTTtaaaggtagaaggttaaatactttaacgatgtagttaataataaagggctATAGATATTctaggatattaaaatttattattaaagctttagtgcgttgtataataatagtattagttctTTTGATTTTGCTTTGTATTTATAGggtatagggtattaattttagaagctCAATACCTTCTATACGTACCCAATCGACGATTTTGCTATATTGAAATTCCTTAGTGCTAAAGTTAAACTTTAGACCGTCGTTAAGATTAAATGCTCTAATTTTGAGCCTACCGCTTTAAAGCTTAGCCTATttcttaaattctttaatttgaATGAAGGcgttacccttattaattataaaccttatttagtagaaattagtaatttaattaataaagtagattatatactaatatcctttatagttAAGTAAAGTATAGGAAATAATATCGATGTAGATATATGTTAATGGTTGAGTCGTGACTTTATTAGCGATTTTGGGGATTATATTGTAAGCCTTAGTTTTAACGTATGCTTTATAGAAGTAGTTTTGGGTATtgcttaatttaataccggctgctttataaactttaaggATTTAGTCTTTGCTTGTATATATAAGGCGATGGTATATTGTTAAGTAATTGAttgaaattattatagtatagcgaaTGTTTTAGGGAAAGTTTGGTTGAGTGTATATTAGTAGGATTGGAAGGTTATTGATTTATTTGTAttgaattataattttattgtacgctaatatttagttggactttatattctaaattatattgttaTTAAGAAGACTTCTTATGGTTAATAGATTTGCTAAGGTAGAGGGACTATAGATGTAGTCCTtaattttaactttaataattatattatttaaagtagctatagttaatttaatagtgttaatatagtaagtataaattgAGGTCTTAttgttaattatatagaccGATAGATGTAGAAGTagttgtatatttataaattatttaaggtGGTTGAAGATATTGTTTGCGTAATTAGAGttgtaaataattagatttcGAATATTGTTTGGTTgttgaaattaatattgcCTTAGAGTCTATTgggctttaattaaattactataggtatattgGAGTTGaagttaataagaataatcgattaattaattatcctaattatagttaatacgcttaatagtattagttagGGGCTCTaataaaaatctatactactacttatacctaatatgcttataaatattctacctctatataataaggtagaattagtagtaatagtaggagtAGTGAGATTAGTAGAAGCGTTATTAGCGAGGGTACTAGTACTAGCGTTAACTACCTTCTTAACTATAATCTCCTTCTTAGGCTTCTAAGTATTAGGCGCCTTCTTAGGGAAGTAGACTTAGTAGGTATCTACCTTCTTACTAAtgtaataactataggaaATGTGCTTCTAAGTAGGGTAGATCTTCTTATTGTAATTGGTATAGTCGATTCGTTTATTatcatttttcttcttatttgtaaagctactattattattgtttttactagtattgctattattattagttaatttctagatattaatattaatactagttcGGGATTTAATATtgctaatattactaaatttcgATAGGAAAGTGCCGATATCTAGTTCTTTAGCTTCTAAGGCGGCTGCctagtatttagtattaatagggtaggtTATTTTTAcggtattataaaaaaaggtAATTTCGAAGTTATTGTCGATTGTAAACTTTgtatccttaatatacttacgtagtaaagtataataagtaaggAAAGAAGCTATAGTGTTAAAGTTAGTACGTTTAATAGTTAGGTATTTAGTAAGAATTTTGCTACGAGTttcgttagtaatataggcgATGTATAATTGAATAAGATTATACGTAACTTTAGGGTTTCTACCGGTTTTAtcttaactattaatatttaaggtagtaataatgtTGGTATTTTTGAGGGTAGAGagtagaattttattagcgTTGGTACGTTTAGTTTactaagtattatacttctcGGGTTTAATTGCTTTATTAAGCTCTAGGACTATCTCGAAGATATAGTTAgcgaattagaaataattgaGTTCGGTTATAAATCCCTATTGTTAATCGGTAATATTTTAATCGCTGAAAAGGGGAATTAGTAACGAATTGGTAATTATTGTAGGTATAGgaggatttaatatattaagaagaagaaagttgGTAGTCGTTAAActagctattaattaatttaattaattcgataatagaattatttaaattatttaatttaataataaataaaccgataattaatttaaaggaggGGTCGCTATACAATAAGTATTAGCGAGAATCTTTATATAGCGAGGCTAGCTTGTAGGCGAGCGGGCGAATCGTCAAGTCGACGAAGGTTGCATTACTTCTTTTAACCCGGTATTGTAGCGccttattaaagttagtaatacgCTTAATAATACGCTTATTGCTTATTAAATACGATTATAGGGAAGGTTAGAGAGGGCTTATAACTTGTAAGACTATTGAAATTAAGCGGTTGGATACAATTAATTGAGTGCTatagaggagaaagagggagactaGTAAAatctggaaggctagatatggtGCGGTCTAGGCAGGGCACAGAGTGGGGTCTGGGCCTAGTGAATACTGTGCTTAGTGAATGCCAGAGACCCACCAACATATAATTAGTCAGGTCTTCGTGATCCGGCACGCCAGTGAATCAAACACGCATCGCAGTTGCATTGCATAGTGCCGGTAATTCTCTGACCAATGTATTTCAATCAAGTTCAAGGCAGTTGCACCTACAGGGCCGTGCTCACGCCCAGTCACATACAAATACTTATCCTTTGGGAGTCCAAGAAAACtcatccttttcttttctttccatcatAACACTGCatggtttttttttaaagACTACCCGCAGTACCATCCAAAGTCACCTATCTCCCAATACACACAAACACCCCTACATTTCGAAATAACAACCACGCAAGAAGCCAGAATGACACAAAGACGAAATTGTTCGCGGCCGTCATCGGTAAAGGTGAGCACTCCCAGGACATTTCCCCATGCCTCCTATCCCTACCGCCATCACGCCGTCTAGATCCCAGTCTTACTTATATCCGTGAATAGGCGGCCAAGAGCACTTTTACTTCTACGTCCAATTCAGCCACGCCACCGCAAACCCGGAAAAGTGAAGCAACGGCGGCGCCCTCAGCGACCACAACTACAACGATCACGACAACGAgcacgacgacaacaacatcgGCTGCGTCCTCCTCGACCGGTGCATTTCTAGACCAAAGGGGCGACGCCCTTTTGGGGTTAGCTGAGGAACCTCTTCCCAAGTTGGAGGCTACCTAAACGAGCGGCGGATGGATGAGTACTATGAGAGGCTGGAGTGTGCAGGCTACCTATAGGTATGCAGTCCTTGTAAGTGTCTTGTTCTTTGAAGGTTTGAAAGGGGTAGCTAGGTCAAGAGGTGCTAACCAACGGCTTGAAGCCCCCTTGTTCTGGCCGCGCGCGAGCTTTGTACAGTAGGTCCAAAACGCCCAGAACAACTGCTTGTCTCGCTCGATTGATCGGGAGTAACGACAAGGATAATGATCGGTGAAGCGGCGTGCAGCATGGGATACATGGAACTTAGGAAGATAGGTGGGAAGGTTTTTATAGacgagagggagggggagacGCCTCCGGGAAGGACAGCACTGGAGGGCCGAGAGCTGGCATTTAGTTGTTTCTGgttatttttttcttgtccttgTTTTCTCTCCATGGAATTCTCGTAAAGATCTGACCTCATATGGGCTCTTGCATGTTCGGCTAAGGCGTTGACTGATATTGCTAGCACCGAAGCAGTCAGATCAATTGATCAGCACAACCCACGAGAGTTGCTTGACAACATTGCCCGCTTGAAATATAGTTGCCCCATATGCGGACTCTTCAGCTGCCTCTTCCAATCTCGCTGCTAACAGCTTCACTGGCACTGGACAACGAGTTGTTGTAGGCTACGCTAGCTTCGACATTAGATCAACTACAAATATAAATCCTGCATTCATTGAACCTAATAGGACCAGTCGAGCGATTGACTTAATTCCAATAGGGCGCACCACCCAAACAAATAATCCCGGTAGACACGGGACATATACTTGTGTAACTCGGTTGCTGGAGATGGACAGTCAATTCGAGGGGAAGAATACCAGATATTGCTCCCGAAGCCAAACTGGCTGTAAAATCTATGCTCATCAACCAGGGAATTTTCAAGACGGGAGTCGACCTTGAGTTGGATCTGGCGGGCTTTTCCAGACACAACACTAGGCATTTGAGAGTTGGGACAGAATGAAGGTAGCAAGTCAATCATCAATTCAGTGCTGGATAACAATCCGAACACAAAATCTCGCTCGGTGAAAATGTCATGTTCAATAATATGATGAATCTGTGTGACAGATCCGTCACCAGTGGAAGGAATGGCCATCGCCTTATCCAGACTTctcaaacaaaaaaaaaaaaaaaaaaaaaaaaaaaaaaaaaaaaaaaaaaaaaaaggataggaaaaaaggataggaaaaaagggaagaggggggaTCGACTCTTATTAAAGACTTAACGGGTAGCAGCCTCATTCCAAGCGAGGTTTCCAtcatcatttttttttctcattcATTCTTTTCCCCCCTTGGTGAAAGGGGAATGGGCGGAAGGCGCGGCGAGAGATCCATCCCTTCTAGCTCCACAGAAGGTACAACGAAAGGGCACTCCGAAATTTGAACGCAGTATTACACTTTCATATGCAAGAAAATGCATATGCAGGAAAGATCAAACGTGGTATTTTTCAAATGACGGTTTTTTTTGTTCAAGTTCTGATGCGCATGTGCTGTGCGCGGTAGGCCAAAACACCGGAGTCATCCATCTGTACATGTATAGAAGTACCCAACTCACTAAGCGGGTGTTCGATTTGGTGGACAGGCCCCTTGTTGCGACATACCATGTCAAGAATTGAAGATCTGTAATTGATACAGGTAATCAATTTGCAAGTCAAGTTTTTCATCTTGACGGCTGTACTCACAATTTGCAAGAACAAGCTATAACGAGCAGTGGTCGGCCAGGATGGGGCCCGGAGTTCTTGCCAACGATTTACACTTTCCTCGTGCCACTATCCGCAATGAACAACTTTCTCAGTCAAACTTCGTCATGTAAGTAAGCATTGCGGCAATGACGAGCTAACGTGAAAGGGAAGCGGCCCATATGAGGGTAGCTGTTCTTTCCATTCCTGAAGGACAGCTAGGATAGAGTCATCCCACTACGATAACTCTTTCCTCCGCTTCGCGTGAAAGCTTCGAGGATATCTTCCCCATGTCTTCGGCCATTCTCATTCCCTCTACCCAATTTTTCTCCTCCGCTCAACAACTTCCAGTCTCGAACTCAGCACGACAATATCTGACTCGAATTACACACGCCCTCTCTACGCCTACCACGAACGGCTTCCTGCGTACCTGTCTGGGTGAATGGAAGCTGGAAGTCATAGACACCACACAAGATGCCATTCACTACCATTGCAATAGTCACGGAGGTGTCACTGATGGTTGGCGTCCGGAAGAGCGGTTGTGGATTGGTGACCACGGAGACgtctggaaggaaaaggctgTGTATCCTCCCTCTCTATCCAAGGTGCGCGCAGTCAGAAAGATCAAGAAGGAACAGACGAACATCAGTCAGTCATCACAGCATGAGCTCTATGCCCTCACTACGTTTTCTGGGGGTACAGTGGCGGAAGTAAGTAGAAGCCAAATGCCTACAACATTCCCGCCTTCATTGTGGCACATTTAATTGACCATGTCTGATTTAGTACCGAAACCGCTTCGTCCAGTTCCTTGGCTAGTTTCAGGATGCGTACTACCTGTACATCGCTATGGAATTCATGCCGAACGGTGATCTTTAGCGCTACATTGATGAGGAAACATTCCTTACTGAGCCCGAGGCAGCCATAGTTACCCGACAGGTTGCCACAGCTTTGCGGTATATGCACATCCTTGCCTTCGTCCATAGAGATCTTAAGCCCTCAGTATGTTCTTATTGGCACTGCCATGGTTCATAATGTATGGTTCGTTTGGAATATAAACTAATGTATACAAACTCAAAGAACATCCTCATCTCTTCAAAGGGACCCTCATGGCACGTCAAGCTAGCGGACTACGGAATATTCAGAAGGGCAACTGGCGCATTGGTGTCCACCGAGTACATC
Proteins encoded in this region:
- the stk-41 gene encoding serine/threonine protein kinase-41; protein product: MSSAILIPSTQFFSSAQQLPVSNSARQYLTRITHALSTPTTNGFLRTCLGEWKLEVIDTTQDAIHYHCNSHGGVTDGWRPEERLWIGDHGDVWKEKAVYPPSLSKVRAVRKIKKEQTNISQSSQHELYALTTFSGGTVAERYIDEETFLTEPEAAIVTRQVATALRYMHILAFVHRDLKPSNILISSKGPSWHVKLADYGIFRRATGALVSTEYIRTSGYIAPELVDTSENYTAAVDVWALGAIVFCMLTGAPPFHKLDDMLEYCAKMRQFPTRSLRTSTGVTCIDLILGAMERVPAERLSISEVL